The Azospirillum sp. TSH100 region CAAGAAGCGCAGTGCTCCAAGCCCTTCCCTGCCACAAAGCGACAGAGTGACCGATGGCCCTGCTCGACGAGATCGCGGAGAAGAAACGGGCGCTTGACGCCGCACGTCCCCTACCGCAGGAGGTCGTCCATGGCATCGCCGACCGGTTTGAACTGGATCTGACCATCGCGGCGGCGGCGCTGGAGGATTATCCACCAAAGCCCGCCGATGTGAAGACGATCCTGGAGCGCGGCAGCATACTGCGCCATCGCGCGGTGGAGGAGCAGCGATTTGTCCTTAACCACCGTGCCACTCTGGAACTGATGGCGCGGCTGTCCTTCGATCCGTCAGGCGCGGTCACGGAACGCACCGTCACGGCGTTCCACAGCGTGCTCTATCGCGGCATCGTCGACGATGCCGGTAAATACCGCAACGCACCTCCAAAGGACGATCCGGCGGAAACCGCACCAGATCCGGCCAAGCTGCGCGTGTCGATGTCGGCGCTGTCAACTTGGATGCGCAAGTCGGATGCCAGCCCCGACACCGCCTTCGAGGCGCATCACCGGCTGAGCGCCATCCGCCCCTTCGACATCGGCAACCGGGCGACAGCGCTGCTGCTGTGCAACCTGATCCTCAATCGCGCCGGCTATCCGCCGGTGGTGATCACCGCCGAAGACCGTGGCCTGTATCTGGATCTTGTCGAACGGGCATGGTCGGTCGG contains the following coding sequences:
- a CDS encoding Fic family protein; this encodes MALLDEIAEKKRALDAARPLPQEVVHGIADRFELDLTIAAAALEDYPPKPADVKTILERGSILRHRAVEEQRFVLNHRATLELMARLSFDPSGAVTERTVTAFHSVLYRGIVDDAGKYRNAPPKDDPAETAPDPAKLRVSMSALSTWMRKSDASPDTAFEAHHRLSAIRPFDIGNRATALLLCNLILNRAGYPPVVITAEDRGLYLDLVERAWSVGDKTPFRDLMLRFLSQSLDFCLEAAGQGGDGAELDGMP